From the genome of Pleuronectes platessa chromosome 12, fPlePla1.1, whole genome shotgun sequence:
ATGAATGTGGGTGTGTGGTACAGGACATGGCGAAGAGGGAAGACCTGAGGAACCTGACGGTGTGCAGCGTGGATCCTCCAGGATGTACAGACATAGACGATGCCCTGCATTGCAGAGAGCTGGAAAATGGAAACCTTGAGGTACAAAACCTCTTAACATGCACGACTAATAAAGATCGtacatatttttgtgtttacattCAATCTGACTATGGGATTATTTGTTTGCTGTAGGTGGGGGTCCACATCGCTGATGTCAGTCACTTCATCAGACCTGGTAACGCTATGGACAAGGAGGCCGCCAACCGTGGCACCACCGTCTACCTGTGTGGGAAGGTGCggagacacatacacacccaacTGATTCCTAATGTTAACTGGGCATCAGAAGTTAACCCTCACGACTAATGTTAAACTTATTGTCTAAAGGTTTTAGCTCAATAAATATTATGATTTATATATTAGGCAAAATCCTTCTACTAGCACCATTACAGTTTTCTTACACGACGTTTGAAAAAGATGTTTGGGTTGTGTTGACATTTTGGATGTTGTTGCTTacattaaatgtgtttgatgtTGTGTCCAACAGAGGATAGACATGGTCCCTGAGATGCTCAGCTCCAATCTCTGCTCACTGCGCTCCAACGTGGAGAGGTGAGGACTGAATATTTGTAGTTATAAAGTCAAACTGCTGCTTTTGCCTtttgtgaatgttttgtgtttctcattCTGCTCACCTGTCTTTCACAAGGCTTGCGTTCTCGTGCATCTGGGAGCTGAACCACAAGGCAGAAATTCTGAAGACACGGTTCACAAAAAGTGTCATTAACTCCAAGGTACAGTACAAAGACCCAGCTACACAACCAGAGACAATATCAGACTATGATCAAATGTGCATTTTTAAGCATACATTGCTGTCCAGGTAATATTGTTATGCCATCTTAATTTGTCTTtatctccccttctctcttacGACCTGGTCCAGGCATCTCTGACCTACGCTGAGGCCCAGATGAGAATCGATGACGCCAGCAGGAATGACGATACAACCGAGAGCCTTCGAGGTCTCAACAAACTCGCCAAAATCCTCAAGAGGCAGAGGATAGAGAAAGGGTAGGGACAAGGGGTTAGGACACAAATCAGCTGAGTAACAGTATGAGGAAAGAGGCAGCAAACCAAGTTTACGTCATCATGATTCCAATGACTGCTAGTTATTTAAACTGGATGTATTTAAGATGATTTGCCTTTTGATGTCCCTCAGGGCATTGACGCTGTCGTCCTTAGAGGTCCGCTTCCATATCGACAGTGAAACCCACGACCCCATTGACCTCCAGACCAAAGAACTCATGTAGGTACTTTTGAAAAGGAAGTGTGCCTCTTTGTGTCATGCTGTGTGTTGGACTTGTATGTGAGAAAACTCGTTTCTTTGTTATTAGGGAGACCAACTCCATGGTGGAGGAGTTCATGTTGCTGGCCAATATTTCAGTCGCCCAGAAGATTTATGATGAATTTTCAGAGTGCGCTTTACTGAGGAAACATCCAGCGCCGCCTCCGTCCAACTACGACGTCCTGCTCAAGGCTGCAAAGTCCAAGGTGAGTGGAGACAGATGGTCCTGCAGGAAAAAGTGTCGATTTTCACCTTGTATGCTAATTTTTTGAGATTATGTAACTCACTTGCCCAGTTATGAATGGAGAATgtctaaagttgaaaaaattgATTTTAAGGGGAATTCACTTTTATTAGATAGTTTCACTGATAAATATGTTGAATGATGCTCTGCAGCTgaacaatacaaaataatttacagacacaaaagcaaagaatCCTATAAATTAGTTGTGTCTTACCTGCGGGCTGACAATGCTTCTACCTTCTTACCTAAATATAATTCAAGGTGTCTGTAGATTCTCAGCCATCCAGgtcttttcatttgaaattgACAAACCttttgtttccttctcttctcaGAATGTGGAGATCCACACGGATTCAGCCAAGGCGCTGGCTGACTCTCTAGACAGGGCCAAAGTGGACGGCTTCCCATACTTCAACACGCTCCTGCGCATCCTGGCCACTCGCTGCATGATGCAGGCCGTCTATTTCTGTTCTGGCATGGACAGCGACTTCCACCACTACGGCCTTGCTTCCCCCATCTACACACACTTCACATCACCTATCAGGAGGTATGATAACAGATAGGTTACTCTAATCTACAAATCACAGAAATTAGCACAATTGCCAAGTAACCATAGCTCGGTCAAACCTATGTATGTCAATCATATTCTTCCATCTACCCTCCCCCACACAGATATGCAGATATAATAGTTCACCGCCTGCTGGCAGTGGCCATAGGAGCAGACAGCACCTACCCAGATTTAATGGACAAACACAAGCAGTCAGCCCTCTGCAACAACCTCAACTACAGACACAAGATGTCTCAGTATGCTCAGAGGTCGTCTGTGGCCTTccacacacaggtaaacactGGTTTGAGGAAAGATAGAAGATGCAACtcaacacaacactgcacaAGTCATGCTTTTAACACAAATGATCTCTTTGCAGTTGTTCTTCAGGAGTCGAGGCATTCTTAACGAAGAGGGATATGTTCTGTTCGTGAGGAAAAACGCGATCATTGTACTCATCCCTAAGTTTGGCTTGGAAGGAACAGTCTTCTTTGACGGCAAAGACAAAACCGCCCCGAACCTTGTTTTTGATGAAGAGGTATAAACACTTAATAAAATTCATTTTATGGCATTTGGacctaataaaaaaatattcaattgAGTTTTAATAACATCATTGTTTCATACTTTACACAGCGTTTAaagtgtctctttttttttatgtgttcagATCCCCTCTCTGACCATAGAGCAGCATACCTTCCACATATTTGACAAGGTGAAGGTCACAATCAGCCTGGACGACTCCAATGTCCAGCACCAGAAGATCCGCATGTCTCTGATCGAACCTGTGGTAAGAAGTGGACAGGGCTTTTGTGACTATCTTTTATATCTTTAATTTAAGCTAGAGGAAAGTTCTCTTCCCCCAGTTTGTGCTCTTCCGCAGATAATTTGCAGTacatgcaattttttttacaagttCTCTGTCTGTATTTCAGATCCCTGGTGTGAGTGTTCCAGCCCCTGTCGTTGAACCACCGGCCAAGAAACCAAAACTGGAACAGTGAAATTCTCAGGAACACCAGAGCAAGAAATCCTACATGGCTATAAAAGAGTCTCCTTGGGCTCTTTGATGCAGGgcgtaaataactgttttactTAAAGCAAATAATcacgttttttctttttatattgtcttttttattatttagacAAAGACAAGTCATCAATGCACTATAACTTGTCATGCAACAGCAAAGTAGACAATTTAATCATTAAAGTGCATTTTTTAAacctgtttgtgtattttttcatgAACCTGATAACTTTAAGTTCTTATACTATGTGTGTTGCGACACTGACAGAAAAGTCATGTTTGACCATAGCCTCACTTATCACTGAGTTAATTGTCTTAAATTCTCCCACTTTAACCCCTTAAATTGTGGCACATTAATGGTTTTAATACCCAATTCAATATTTAGGGCCCAAGCACTGACGGGCACTGACAGACGGTGAGGCCCTAAATATATATGcacaaattcttaccaaaatttgccaaaaatttgaaagtggtgaaaatttacgtattctggaggaattttcaaggGGCATGGCAAAAAGGCTCAAAGGTGCCCCCGAGACCCCTAGAACGCGTTCACATTGACTGATCTTCACAAAAGTCGATACAcacgtgtatcatgaccagacaaacaaagagtAAGGaagtgcaatttaaaaaaacgcaacaggacGCCTGCTATTTtacatttagtggccattttggccatattccacatttttactttgaggtaatTGTCCCAGGGCTTacatcaacttcaaattgagatgagtgtcatcacaacaaatggagatacaaactaactcaaatcgatttttaaaattaaattaaattaatcctgcGCAGTTCGCTTCTGAAGTGGACTGCACATCCTGGTTTGAAAAAACAATCACTTCAGGCTAAAAGTTGTCCATCATTTTTAACAAGATGTCAAAGATGAATGCAGAAAATACTGATTAATCAAAAGTGAAAATCGTATTTAGTTCACATTAGCTTAGAGGAGGCAAATATCCCATTATTCTTAATGTTGGAGTTATTTAGAATTTCCtcctctccatgtttgttttatttctttcccttctctctctccatctatctgcCCACCTCTCCCATTCACAGTATTTCTCACCCTCGTGTcattctttctccccccccccccccattcatcaCCCCCTGCTCTCTTTCCAGTGTTGTGCACGAACGAACGCAAAataacgcgttcattgaacacgttcacctttatgagaacgatgaactgaacgcaactcaatgacaaataatgaatttgaatggAGATTTTTGATAAGATTTAATTCACTAGACTggaactcagtagagctcaacagagcataggttcatctctgatccatgcagtaaccttctaccaagttgtgtggttattggtccagtagtttactacataaacctgttgactgacaaatcagagataaaaacataacctccttaggagaggtaataaaacctccacccatttatcaaggaaatgtcaacaacattaataattattagaaacacaacaggaaattaaaagtagaagtcaaaagtgaaatgtttcgagaatatctaaatagttgacgggtaattttctgttggtcgacttatcaattcatttattaaaagctaaatTTTCCCCTGcacttagtctatagggtttttatattatgtataaatatgtgttttatttacattgtatgtaTTTGTTAATTTGTGTACATAGaatgcccttgaaggatattacaggttttcttttatggacaactttagttaatcacaagctgcacaaaccagcttgtgattaacccagcagccagcagggggcagcctcaggacatcacagcagactgtgattcttgcaataggtttttaaagtatgttaaatcatccagtatctaaaagccaaaaatataaaaataacttttaagtaaggctgtcaaatatatgtagtaaagtaggagatgttttctctgaagtgtttatcaaaagcagcataatatgacacggacacacacgatGCTTCTGTCCATCTTCTTGATGTGCTTAGttcctccttccatccatcaGCCAGTGTGGCCTAGTCAGTAGAGCGTCCGTCCTTCAACAAGAAGGACCCGGGTCCGAGACCCACTCTTTCCGGCCTTTAGGCTGTCTCTTAAtgaactcttaaaattggcaggatttcTTCTATTAATTGCTAAATATCTTAAACTATGtaaattttaattaattaaatataaaaacaggaaaaaatgtaattaaaaaaaaaaaaaaaaaagctgcgcgcACAATTCCTgccagtgggcttctgcgcagcatgtgcgcagtgggcttctgcgcaggatgtgcgcaatgggcttctgcgcaggatgtgcgcaatgggcttctgcagcatgtgcgcagtgggcttctgcgcagcatgtgcgcagtgggcttctgcgcaggatgtgcgcaatgggcttctgcgcagcatgtgcgcagagggcttctgcgcagcatgtgcgcaatggtcttctgtgcagcatgtgcgcagtaggcttctgcgcaggatgtgcgcaatggtcttctgcgcaggatgtgcgcagtaggcttctgcgcaggatgtgcgcaatggtcttctgtgcagcatgtgcgcagtaggcttctgcgcaggatgtgcgcaatggtcttctgtgcagcatgtgcgcaatggtcttctgcgcagcatgtgcgcagtaggcttctgcgcaggatgtgcgcaatggtcttctgcgcaggatgtgcgcgcgcagttttttaaattttttttaatttgattttaaattaattttgtatatttaatttttttatatttaatttttcatcatcatttctccgcgctggttcagagGTAAATggtgctggtcttcacaggtgactgacatACGcaaagcctgtagccgccaccccacaggagattatgtgcttgtgtgtgtggccgcggcgcttcccggttcttcccagccaaagtatttaccaTGGGAGAGGAAAGGTTGGAGCGCTTTTCGCAGGGTTTCTACCTCCGGTgtgtccccggggttagaggaggatggtgtgacgttaatgtattgttttacattgcatgtgtcacgtcatgatgaatcagtctcctatgtcgcctgtaccaggagccgcccctgtcactggttatcttggctcgctgtctggtcggtaaccagccgtccggaccgctccgtgaagaaggaggaggagatgtttacttggaatgcggccactttatttctcggatatacagcaggagcaacactcgcatcactccttgttatacacacacttttagcgtcttttcccacaataccacggtgcactacgtcacacagtacaaactttccttaaaggggcaggccataccttcaacacaacagctctcggtctcatatacagatggcaggagaaagcagagacgcagactcagcaactacatccgagatccgattcaccttattattatctgagggatttttacacactgtctgataaagattccgacagtaaaggcaagggggagtgatggataaggttttctttaacaagttaagtctttcattctcactgtccaccttaacactatgaaatgaactgaactagttcatgagaggtgtgaacttgcacaacactgtctctttctctccctccattccTCTCACAGAGAAACCAGGGCTGTCGGGACACGCTGAGCTATTAATAGGAACTCACACTGGAATATTAGGAATTATTTCAGGAGCATtaagtaaaatataatcacagcAGAATCAACCAGTGCAAAAACTAAAATAGACTCTTCATGTCAGACAAAGAATTCAAGTTATTTTAATGTGACAATGATCCAGCCCATTCTCAAAGTATATAAGAAAACGGCAAACAATCGGCTCAGTCAGCTTTTAATTCATAAGTGGCATCATTCAGTGCATCTTACTTTGGAATAAATACTCTAGCAATCCACAAGTAAGATCCACAAGTATCCTGAAATATAACAATTCTTACACAttccataaaagaaaaaaaggcttgTCATATAAAACATCATGATTAACAgttttataaaaacatacagtacaaaTCTGATGTCATCTGAAATTCAGGTTCTAACACATTGATCACGTTAGCACCAGAAAATTGAAATGATGGCTTAAGCATCAATACAGCATTCAAGTTGGATAATGAGCAAGTTCGATACAGAATTGACTTGTTTCTCACCCAGTTACTGGGTTTTATTTGTAATATAGATTTTAAGTCATCTCCCTTCTAACTtgtgataaaaacaaacttccatAGAGGCACCTTAAAAAAAGCTTATCAAAACCTTAGAAGAACCAACAACCCCTTTAAATCTGTTCATAAATCAATTAACTACAATTTGACCCACATGCACCCAAATTCAACCGATTAAACATAAATGCTTAGAACATAGTGTAAACTTATATTTGATTGCAAAATCATCATCTTTGAAGAAGTGTCTCCCTTTGAAATGCACATCGATCAGAGGTCTCAGTGGTGTGGATAAAATGCCTTGGGAAAGAAGAAAACTTGTTTtagtaaaattaaaataatgtatttttcagCATGTACAATAAGGGCCAGGTAATAAAAGGATAACTATCCCAATGGAAATATTAGCAggagcaatataacaaaagcccaatatatatatggatataatgtttgtgcactaTACAAGCACAACACATAATAAATCTTCCCCAGATCCGTAAGATGAAAAGTTAAATGTACCTTTATTTTAGTGTGTCTGTTAAGTTGGAAGGCTTCCTCTGCCAGGTTTGAACTGAAGGACTCTTTGCTGTGACAGTCACTGCTGAGGCCATCATTCAGACTGGCAGTGCCTGCTGAGGTAGTGTTGTACCCACTGTCCACCTAAATAAACCACCAAAAAAATTAATTAGACAATGTAAGTGACCAAGACAGACATTCATATGAGTGTACGATACACATACAGCGTGGCATAGGTC
Proteins encoded in this window:
- the dis3 gene encoding exosome complex exonuclease RRP44, which encodes MLKSKTFVRKTRSGGVVKIVREHYLREDIWCGSEACTECKQESTVLQTDACLESSLCAYPHYLIPDTNVVLHQIDVLEDPVIRNVIILQTVLQEVRHRSAPVYKRLKDIIHEKEKNVYTFTNEHHRDTFIEREPGESANDRNDRAIRVAAKWYSQHLKKLESETEGLKVVLLTNDQDNKRKAEEIGLLAYKCEEYIKSLIANPELVDRLALSNDDKNEITNSRVLFPEHLPLSRIQAGIKSGAFLQGTFRASRDNYLEATVFVQGEGEDSTEVLLQGLQHLNRAVYQDVVAVQLLPRDQWVAPSSVVLQDEGAAKDDDAEEGEEEKALRISVAEAAKKPTGKVVGIIKRNWRPFCGMLNVSLIKESTRHLFTPADRRIPRIRIETRQASTLAGHRIMVSIDGWPKDSRYPNGHFVRSLGNAGDKDTEQEVLLLEHDVPHQDFSQAVLSFLPKMPWAITPEDMAKREDLRNLTVCSVDPPGCTDIDDALHCRELENGNLEVGVHIADVSHFIRPGNAMDKEAANRGTTVYLCGKRIDMVPEMLSSNLCSLRSNVERLAFSCIWELNHKAEILKTRFTKSVINSKASLTYAEAQMRIDDASRNDDTTESLRGLNKLAKILKRQRIEKGALTLSSLEVRFHIDSETHDPIDLQTKELMETNSMVEEFMLLANISVAQKIYDEFSECALLRKHPAPPPSNYDVLLKAAKSKNVEIHTDSAKALADSLDRAKVDGFPYFNTLLRILATRCMMQAVYFCSGMDSDFHHYGLASPIYTHFTSPIRRYADIIVHRLLAVAIGADSTYPDLMDKHKQSALCNNLNYRHKMSQYAQRSSVAFHTQLFFRSRGILNEEGYVLFVRKNAIIVLIPKFGLEGTVFFDGKDKTAPNLVFDEEIPSLTIEQHTFHIFDKVKVTISLDDSNVQHQKIRMSLIEPVIPGVSVPAPVVEPPAKKPKLEQ